The following are from one region of the Silene latifolia isolate original U9 population chromosome 9, ASM4854445v1, whole genome shotgun sequence genome:
- the LOC141601958 gene encoding uncharacterized protein LOC141601958, translating into MGDPVPIRETMAPKHIVNPSIQRPRIQANNFEIKNALLNLVQDNQFGGGPLENPNDHLNDFLENCDMYRSNGVSDDAVRLRLFPRSLRGSAKDWLKNCDPDSFKTWDELASLDNHIASQNRVNDEIRASQKATETHVAQISQQLSQLAQNPGKFPGNTVNPREVNSVFLRSGKQLEEVEKSPKWKRKRVSSEIVKEHPVEVVEEDEIRVEKSKEVEMVDPPKQDEPIATKAKECTPPPREYVAPVPFPQRLARPRLEKKYEKFVEILKGMNVTIPFLDMITEIPSYGKFLKELVTLKKKNGEVQTINFSKECSAILTHTNKLPNKLEDPGSFSIPCFIQGVAIKRALCDLGASVSLMPLSIFKRLNLGDLKPTRVSLQLADRSVKFPIGVIEDVP; encoded by the exons ATGGGTGATCCGGTTCCGATAAGAGAGACTATGGCTCCTAAGCACATAGTCAATCCAAGCATCCAAAGGCCACGAATtcaagctaataactttgagATTAAAAATGCCTTGCTCAACCTTGTTCAAGACAACCAATTTGGAGGAGGTCCCTTGGAGAACCCAAATGATCATCTAAATGACTTCCTTGAAAATTGTGATATGTACAGGTCAAATGGGGTCTCCGATGACGCGGTTCGCCTTAGGTTGTTCCCCCGTTCTCTTAGGGGTTCGGCCAAGGATTGGTTGAAGAATTGTGACCCGGATTCCTTCAAAACATGGGATGAGTTGGCTTCG CTTGATAACCACATTGCCTCACAAAACCGGGTTAATGATGAAATACGGGCATCCCAAAAGGCTACGGAAACTCATGTAGCCCAAATTTCCCAACAATTGAGTCAATTGGCTCAAAATCCGGGGAAGTTTCCGGGTAATACGGTTAACCCAAGGGAGGTGAATTCGGTATTTTTGAGGAGTGGCAAGCAATTGGAGGAGGTTGAGAAATCTCCCAAGTGGAAGAGGAAAAGGGTGTCTAGTGAAATTGTGAAAGAGCACCCGGTTGAAGTTGTGGAAGAAGATGAGATTAGGGTGGAGAAGTCTAAGGAGGTGGAGATGGTTGATCCTCCAAAGCAAGATGAACCTATTGCAACTAAAGCTAAAGAATGTACTCCACCCCCAAGGGAGTATGTAGCACCGGTACCCTTTCCACAAAGGCTTGCAAGGCCTAGGCTTGAAAAGAAATATGAGAAGTTTGTTGAGATCTTGAAGGGAATGAATGTCACTATTCCTTTCCTTGATATGATTACCGAAATTCCATCATATGGTAAGTTTCTTAAAGAACTTGTCACTTTGAAAAAGAAGAACGGAGAGGTGCAAACCATCAACTTCTCTAAGGAATGTAGTGCCATTCTTACTCACaccaacaagcttccgaataagCTTGAAGATCCGGGTAGCTTCTCAATTCCTTGTTTTATCCAAGGGGTGGCCATTAAAAGAGCgttgtgtgatttgggggctagTGTGAGCCTCATGCCACTTTCAATCTTCAAGAGGCTTAATTTGGGAGATTTGAAACCAACTAGAGTTTCACTTCAACTAGCCGATCGGTCGGTTAAATTTCCCATTGGTGTGATTGAAGATGTACCCTAG